The genomic interval GAAATTACGTATAAAGAACTTAAACGAAGAGTGGATTGTTTAGCTCAGGCATGGATAAATAAGGGGGTTCAGCAGGGCGAGCGAATCGGCGTTATGGTTGCCAATCATCCAGATTATATCGTTTCTTATTATGCTGCTCAGGCAATCGGTGCGATTGTTGTTCAAATTAACCCTGCTTATACGCCGAGAGAATTGCTACAAATTGTCCAAGATTCTCATGTTGCTTATATCGTGGTAGATGCTCGTTCTGTTGCAACGGTTGATACGATTCGTGAAGTCTTTTCTTTTAAGCATGTAATGTTATCGACAACCGTAAGTACTCATGAAGTTGAATGGGGAGACTCGATGAAAGAATTAATCGAGTCAACTTCTCCGCTTCAACACGCTGCATCGATTAACCCTGTGGAAGATGTTGCAATTATTCAGTATACAGGGGGAACGACAGGGAAAGTGAAGGGTGCGATGTTAACGCACTATAACTTAGTTGCAAATGTCTACCAAAGCTTTGTTTTATATCGTCAACGAGTGGAATTTGGGCAAGAAACGGTTCTAACTGTAACTCCTCTCTATCATGTGTATGCGATGACAGCTGCTATGAATCTAGGGATCTATTTAGGTGCTAGGTTATTAGTCATTGAGAAGTTTAATGTAGATCACGTTCTTCAACAAGTAAAAAAACATCGACCAACGATGTTTCCAGGTGTGCCTAAAATGTATATCTCGTTTGTTAATCATCCGAATGCGGCTACTTCGGGGTTAGAATCATTAAAAGTTTGTTCGTCAGGATCGGCTCCTTTACCTGTAGAGATTATTCATAGGTTTAAAGAGTTGACAGGCGCCTCAATTTTGGAAGGGTTCGGTATGTCAGAAACATCACCAACTACACACCGTACACCAATCAATGGAGAACACAAGGTTGGGAGTATCGGTATTCCTGTACCTGAAACGGATTGTAAGATTGTGGATGAAGATAACAAAGAGCTTGGTGCCAATATGGTAGGCGAACTTTTGATTAAAGGACCTCAAGTGACGAAGGGGTATTGGAATAATGTGTCTGAAAGTGCCCAAGCGTTGCAAAATGGCTGGTTGTACACAGGAGACCTCGCTACGATGGATGAGGAAGGTTACTTTTATATTGTTGGAAGAAAGAAGGAAATGATTATTTTAGGTGGATTTAATATTTATCCTCAGGAAGTAGAAGGAGTCTTGTATGAACATCCAGATATTCAGGAAGCGGCCGTTGTCGGAATACCTGATCGAGACAATGGCGAAATGGTGAAAGCTTATGTTGTGCCGAAAAATGGCTGTACACTCGATCTTGATGAAATTCGAGGGTATTGCTATACAAAATTAACGCCATACAAAGTTCCGAAAATGATTGAAGTAAGAGATCAATTACCGCGAAATGGTGTAGGGAAATTACTAAAGCGTCTATTAATCAAAGAAGAATTAGAAAAAGGAGGAGAATAATAGTGGGAAATCAAGAGATTAAACGAGTAGGAGTAGTCGGAGCTGGAGCGATGGGATCGCAAATTGCAATGGTTACCGCCCTTGGTGGGTATCCAGTCATTTTACAAGATATTGCAACGGAAAGTTTACAAAAGGCCGAAGCTTTTCTAAGAGAACAAATGGCAAGACGTGTGAAAAAAGGGAAGTTTACTGAAGAGCAGGTTGAAAGCGCATTCGCTAGGCTTACGTTTACAACGGAACTAACAGACTTGCAAACTAGTGATTTAGTTATTGAGGCGATTGTTGAAAAGTTAGAAGCGAAACAATCGTTGTTCCAGCAGCTAGATCGTATCGTGCCAGAGCATACGATCTTGGCAACGAACAGCTCGACTATCGTAAGTTCTAAGCTAGCTGATTCCGTTCGTCGTGCTGAAAAAGTATGTAATATTCATTTCTTTAACCCTGTGCTCGTCATGGATCTAGTTGAGGTCGTAAAAGGACCGCATACATCTGATCAAACAGCGGAAAAGAGCGTCGATTTTATTAAATCGATTGGTAAGATACCAGTCTTATTAAAGAAAGAGATTTCGGGCTTTATTGCGAATCGTATTCTTGGAAAGTTAATGGATGAAGCGGTTTTCTTATATGAAAATGGCTATGCCTCACATGAAGAAATCGACCTTGTTGTGACGAAGGCGTTAAATCATCCAATTGGACCGTTTGCTCTTATGGATTTAACGGGCATTGATGTGAATTACTTTGTACGGATGCAACGCTACTCAGAAAGTGGTGATGAGAAAGACCGACCAGCGGCTGTTGTAGCGGCGAAAGTAGAAAAAGGGGAGCTAGGCAAGAAAACGGGTAAAGGTTTCTATGAATACGATGAGAACGGAAAACGAATTGAACAAAGAGTCTAAGTGATTGGGGAGAGAGAAATGAAGAACATTACAGTAATTGGTGCAGGCACGATGGGGAGAGGAATTGCTCTTGCTTGTGTACAGGCAGGGTATGATGTTGTCGTACAAGATGTAAGTGAAGAATCTTTACAGAGATGTGAAACGTATATTCGCAAATTTACAGATTCTGTGTCCATTCAGTTTGAAACAGATTTACAACAAGCGGTAAAATCTGCTGATTTAGTGATTGAAGCTGTACTAGAACTGATGGATCTAAAAGTGGAGATTTTTAAAGCACTTGATACATTTGCTCCTCCACACGCTATACTCGCTACGAATACATCAACAATGAGTCCTACAGAAATTGCTTCACAAACATCTAGGCCGGGTCAATGTATCGCTCTTCATTTCTTTAACCCTGTTCATAAGATGAAACTCATTGAAGTCATTTGTGGGCTTGAAACAAGTGAAGAGACGATCCAAACGAGTATGGAGTTTGGGCAAAGTCTAGGCAAAGAGTGTGTGAAAATCAATGAATTTCCTGGTTTTGCTGCTGGCCGAATGAATTGCTTAATTGGGAATGAAGCGATGAATATGGTTATGGAAGGTGTAGGGTCTATTGAAGATATCGACAAAGCGATGAAGTTAGGCTTGAATCATCCGATGGGCCCGCTTGAACTGGCTGATTTAGTCGGCCTTGATACACGGTTACGTAATATGGAATATTTATATGAAACATTAGGAGAGAAATATCGTCCTTGTCCAATTCTCAAAAAATATGTTAAAGCAGGCTGGATTGGCAAAAAAGCTGGTCGTGGATTTTACAGATATGATGAGGAGGGCAATAAATTATGAGTCTAGCAATCAGTGAAGATATTCAATTACTAAAAAAGAATGTTCGTGATTTTATTCAAACAGAGGTAGAAGCGGTTGCGATGCAAATTGAAGAAGAAAACCGTATTCCTGAGAGAATTGTTCAACTATCTAGAGAGATGGGGTTGTTTGGACTAAGCATCCCGGAAGAGTATGGCGGGCTAGGACTTGGTATGGTTGGGAAATGTGCGCTGTACGAAGAAATCGGTGCTACACATAACGGCTATACGACTTTGATTGGTGCACATACGGGAATTGGTACGGTTGGAATTGTCGAGATGGGCAATGAAGCGCAAAAGAGAAAATACTTGCCCGATATGGCTGCAGGGAATCGAATTGGTGCCTTTGCCTTAACAGAACCGCAAGCAGGATCGAATGCGACGAATTTGAAAACAACGGCTGTTAGAAAAGGTGATAAATATATTTTAAACGGCTTGAAACATTATATTACGAATGCTACCGAAGCGGATATATTCACAGTGATGGCTGTAACGGATCCGTCAAAAGGTGCGAAAGGAATTACTTCTTTCATTATTGAAAAAGATTTTCCAGGTTTTCATGTAGGAGCTGTCGAGCGAAAAATGGGTCTGCGTGGATCTCACTCCGCAGAAATCATTATGGAAGATTGCGAAGTACCTGTTGAAAATGTGTTAAGTGAAGAAGGACAAGGGTATGTCAATGCACTTAAAATTTTAGCCAATGGCCGTGCAGGTTTAGCCGCTCGAAATTTAGGTTCTGCTCAAAAATTACTTGACTTATCGATGATGTATGCAAAAGAGCGTATTCAATTTAATGTGCCAATTATTGAGCATCAAGCTGTTGCTCATATGTTAGCGGAAATGGCTGTTGATATTGAGGCTCTAAGATCCTTTACATATCGCGTCGCCCAGATGGTCGATGAAGGGAAGAAAGTTATTAAAGAAGCAGCGATGTTAAAATTATTTGGTTCAGAAGTATACAATCGTGTTGCCGATAAAGCGGTACAAATACATGGCGGCATCGGTTATATTGCCGACTACCCAATTGAACGTTTTTATCGTGATGCTCGTATTACCCGCATTTATGAAGGAACTTCAGAAATTCAAAAAAATATTATTATCGGTCAATTAAATAAAGAATATAACTAAGGGGGAAGAAAAAATGGAAAAGAATCGAATTGTTATTGTTGATGGAGTACGTACACCAATTGGGCGTTATGGCGGGGGATTAAAAGATGTAAAATCGGGATTCTTAGCTTCAAGAGTAATTGAAAGTGTACTAGAAAAAGCGAATGTGTCTCCAACAATTGTGGATGAAGTAATCTTAGGAGAAGTTCGTCAAACGTCAGAAGCTTCCAATGTTGCTCGTGTTGCTGCACTGCGAGCAGGTATTCCTTCAAGTACACCAGCTTTCACCGTTAACCGTCTTTGTGCATCTGGTATGCAGGCTATTGCTTCAGGTGTTCAACAAATTCAATCAGGCCAGGCGAAAGTTGTCATTGCGGGCGGGACGGAAAGTATGAGTAATGCACCGATTTTCATTCGCGGTTCACGCTTTGGCGGCGATCAGACTCAGCTAGTTGATTCCAATAAAGAAAATGGACAACAACCTCAAGAAACGTACGGCTATCAATTAGGTATGGGGATAACAGCAGAAAATGTTGCTGAGAAATATAACGTTTCACGAGAAGATCAAGATAAGTTTGCTTATGAAAGCCAACAGCGTGCGGATCGAGCAATTAAACAAGATGTATTTCGTGAGGAAATCGCTCCAGTAACCGTTCAAGTGAAGCGCTCAACGATTGTTGTGGACACAGATGAACATCCACGTCCAGAAACGACATTAGAGAAACTAGGAACACTGAAACCTGCTTTCAAACCAGATGGTTCGGTTACAGCAGGAAATGCATGCGGCCGTAACGACGGAGCAGCAGCGGTCTTACTTATGTCAGAAGAAGAAGCAGTTGCTCAAAATCTTCAACCATATGCGGCTATCGTAGATTGGGCAGCAGTTGGTGTACCACCAGAAATTATGGGAATTGGGCCTGTACCAGCTGTTCAAAAATTATTAGAACGTACTGAGTTAACAATTAACGATATTGATTTATTTGAAATCAATGAAGCCTTTGCTTCACAAGCGCTAGCTGTTCAGCGAGAGCTAGGAATTGATCCTGAGAAATGCAATGTAAATGGTGGAGCAATTGCACTGGGACATCCACTAGGTGCAACAGGTGCACGTATTGTCGTGACATTAATGCATGAATTAAAACGAAGAGGCGGACGTTATGGAGTTGCAGCTCTTTGTATAGGCGGCGGACAAGGTATGGCGATTCTTATTGAAAACTTACAAACTAATTCATGATGAGAAAGGGGGAATCGGAATGACGATTTATGAAACGATTGTAGTTGAACGAGAGGAAAATCTAGCTTATATCATTATTAATCTACCAGAAGTAAGAAATCGATTAAGTAAGGAAACGTTAGCGGAGATTGTAGAAGCACTAGAAGAACTAAAGAACGATCGCGAAGTCGGTTGTGTCGTGTTCTGTGGACAAGGAGACAAAGCTTTTGCAGCGGGTGCTGATATTAACCAGTTGAATGCGCGTCAATCATTGGATATGTTACAAGCCGGAGGAATGCAAGAAGTCTATGATTATATTGAATCGTATGAAAAACCGACAATTGCGATGATTAATGGGGTTGCGCTAGGCGGCGGCTGTGAATTAGCGATGGCTTGTGATATTCGCCTAATTGCAGATCATGCGAAAATGGGATTGCCAGAATTAAATTTATCGATTATTCCGAGTGCTGGTGGAACCCAACGACTTACACGACTAGTTGGGAAAGGAAAAGCAATCGAAATGATTTTACTAGGGAAATTTATTTCAGCAGAGGAAGCGAAACAGATTGGTTTAGTGTCTGAAGTCGTTCCGCTTGCTGATTTAAAAGCCAAAGTAGAAGAAACAGCGAAACAAATTTTAGCTAAAGGGCCTCTTGCGGTTAAGCTTGCGAAGATTGCGATTCATTTAGGCTCAGATGTCGATATGAAAACGGGATTAATGATTGAGCGCCTTGCTCAAGCGGTTCTCTTCTCTACAGAAGATAAAACAGAAGGAACAGCGGCCTTTATTGAAAAAAGAAAGCCTGTATTTCTATCGAAGTAATGAAATAAAAAGACCATTCCGTTATAATAGGGAATGGTCTTTCTTATTGTTTGATAAATCATAAAATTCTTGAGTTTCTGTTGGGGAATTTCGATATCCATTGCAAATACCCTCATGTTAATACAGTGAATTCCACTAAATAATAGTAGAATATTTGACTAAAACTATCGAATATAGCCAACCTTTAAAGAAATATGCAAAGAATATAAAATTATCTCTTAACAATCTTGACGAAATTCATAGGATTAATTATGATTTAGGGACAATATTGAATTAGACAACTTAGATTTAAAGTGAGGTGTGTTGCATGTATTTAACAATTAATGGGGTTGAAAAAAGCTTTATTAATGAGAAGAAAGAACGAGTGAAAGTACTCGATAATATTAATATTGAAGCCGAAAAAGGAAGCTTTGTTTCGATTGTTGGACCATCGGGCTGTGGGAAATCAACACTGCTATATTTAATTGCAGGACTTGATCAGCCGGATGCTGGAGATATACGAGTGGCAGGCCAAAAGGTGAAGAAGCCTGGGCCAGAGCGGGTTGTTGTCTTCCAAGAGGCGGGATTGTTTCCATGGCTAACCGTATTAGAGAATGTTACATATGGTTTGAAGCTGAAGAAAATGTCAAAAGCAGAAGCTGAGGCAAAAGCATTAGAAGTATTAAAGATGGTTCACCTTAGCCGTTATGTAGATTCGTATCCTCATCAGTTATCCGGAGGCATGAAGCAAAGGGTTGCTATTGCAAGAGCTTTAGTCATGGAACCAGATATTTTATTAATGGATGAGCCGTTCTCAGCACTAGATGAACAGACGAGAATGGTGTTACATAAAGAACTTATAGAAATTTGGAGAAAAACAAAAGTAACGATTTTCTTTATTACTCATAATATTCGAGAAGCTGTTCAGCTTTCAGAAAAGGTCGTTGTCTTTGCTACTCGTCCAGGGAAAATCAAAGACATTATTTCGGTTCCATCGATGAAAGACGGAGTCATGCCCGATAGTGTTACATTACATACGGAGCAGAAAGTTTTGAGTATTTTACAGGAGGAAATCGAAAAAGTATTGAAGGAGGAAATGGGAGATGACTACAGCTTTAAGACGGGTCCTGTTCATCGCAATGATAGCGGTGATATGGGAAGTCACATCTAGACTTTCAAGCCTTCCTGATTTTATGTTTCCAGGCCTTCTTCAGGTATTAGATACATTGGTTAACGGTATAATAAGCGGACAAATTACGGAAGCTATTTTAAAAAGTATAGGACGGATTTTACTTGGGTTTACGATAGCTATTGTTATCGGTCTTATTCTAGGTTATTTTATTTGGCGCTACAAGCTTGTGGAAGATACGCTCGGCTTTGTTGTAACAGCTCTGCAGTCCATTCCAAGTATTGTTTGGTTTCCGCTTGCGATTATTTGGTTTGGATTAAATGATTTTTCCATTCTTTTTATCGTAACGATTGGGGCTACTTGGACGATGACGGTCAATGCTACGAGCGGCTTCAAAAATGTTCCGCAGCTGTATCAACGAGTTGCTAAAACCTATGGATCAAGTGGTTTTCATTTTTTACGTACGGTCATTTTACCGGCTTCCGTACCGCAAATCATTTCTGGTTTACGTATTGCTTGGGCGTTTTCTTGGCGCGCCTTAATGGCAGGGGAGCTGCTTGGCGGAGGCGGCGGTCTTGGTCAACTATTAGAAATGGGTCGATCACTTGGTCAAATGGATTTAGTTATTTCGGTTATGATTATTATTGCTATTATTGGAACAATTGTAGATAATGTTGTATTTTCTCGCTTAGAACGCAATGTTCAATTAAAGTGGGGAGTTAGTTCACGCTAGTTTGTAGAAGTTACTTATTTAAAAAAAGGAGAAAAGAAGATGAAAAAGTTATTGTTTACACTCATTGCTTCTATACTATTTATTGGTATATTAAGCGGTTGTGCACAATCTGATCAAAAAGAAGAAAAAGCAGAAACTGGTTCTGATGAAAAAACGGTTAAAATTGGTTACTTCCCAAACTTAACGCATATCGCGACAATTGTGGCGCTTGAAAAAGGCTATTTTGAGGAAGAATTCGGTAAAGATGTGAAAATTGAAACAAAAACCGTTAGCAATGGCGGATTATTTATGGAAGCGATGGCTACAAAAGCAATCGATGTTGGTACAGTTGGTCCTGGACCGCTGCTTAACTTCTATGTGAAAAATCCAAACTATCATTTGATTTCTGGAGCAGTCAATGGCGGGGCTGTACTTGTTACAAGTGAAGCAAGTAATATTAAAGATCTAAAAGATTTAGACGGCAAAAAAGTAGCTATTCCGGTTATTGGGAGTACGCAAGATGTAATGCTTAGAAAAGCGCTTCAAGAGGTGGATTTAAAACCAACAACTAATGGTGGTTCAGTAGAATTATTTGCGTCAGCTCCTGCAGATACGGTTTCTCTTTTCGTTCAAAAATCAGTGGATGCGGCAGCTACTCAGGAACCATGGGGCTATGTGTTAGAAAATCAGGCAGGTGGTAAGCTGCTTTTAGATTGGGATGAATTCGCATGGGGCAAAGACTCTACGAATACAGTAGTAGCTGCTAGTAAGGAGTTTTTAGAGAAAGACGGTCTTGCTGCTTCTTATTTGAAAGCTCATAAAAAAGCGGTAGAATTTATTCAAAACAACCCTGAAGAAAGCCAAGAAGTTGTTATTAAGCATTTGAAAGATTTAACAGGTAAAGAGTTGAAGAAAGAAGAAGTAGAAGCGGCGTTCTCCCGCTTAGAAGTAACGACAGATGTGAATGAAAAAGTAATTCAAGAAATGGCGGATATTAGCAAAGAAGCAAACTATATCCCAAGCAATGATATTAAAGGCTTGATTGACCTTACAGTTCTTGAAGGAATAAAATAATAAAAAGTGAACTCCGATACGATTATGTATCGGAGTTTTTTGATGATGTATGAGATGTTACAGTACAAAAAAGTACACGCTCATAAAGTGGGCTAAGCTTCCTAACAGAATAAAAATATGAAAAATCTCATGAAACCCCCAGTTTTTAAAAGTAAGCCATT from Peribacillus asahii carries:
- a CDS encoding acyl-CoA dehydrogenase family protein, producing the protein MSLAISEDIQLLKKNVRDFIQTEVEAVAMQIEEENRIPERIVQLSREMGLFGLSIPEEYGGLGLGMVGKCALYEEIGATHNGYTTLIGAHTGIGTVGIVEMGNEAQKRKYLPDMAAGNRIGAFALTEPQAGSNATNLKTTAVRKGDKYILNGLKHYITNATEADIFTVMAVTDPSKGAKGITSFIIEKDFPGFHVGAVERKMGLRGSHSAEIIMEDCEVPVENVLSEEGQGYVNALKILANGRAGLAARNLGSAQKLLDLSMMYAKERIQFNVPIIEHQAVAHMLAEMAVDIEALRSFTYRVAQMVDEGKKVIKEAAMLKLFGSEVYNRVADKAVQIHGGIGYIADYPIERFYRDARITRIYEGTSEIQKNIIIGQLNKEYN
- a CDS encoding 3-hydroxyacyl-CoA dehydrogenase family protein; amino-acid sequence: MKNITVIGAGTMGRGIALACVQAGYDVVVQDVSEESLQRCETYIRKFTDSVSIQFETDLQQAVKSADLVIEAVLELMDLKVEIFKALDTFAPPHAILATNTSTMSPTEIASQTSRPGQCIALHFFNPVHKMKLIEVICGLETSEETIQTSMEFGQSLGKECVKINEFPGFAAGRMNCLIGNEAMNMVMEGVGSIEDIDKAMKLGLNHPMGPLELADLVGLDTRLRNMEYLYETLGEKYRPCPILKKYVKAGWIGKKAGRGFYRYDEEGNKL
- a CDS encoding aliphatic sulfonate ABC transporter substrate-binding protein encodes the protein MKKLLFTLIASILFIGILSGCAQSDQKEEKAETGSDEKTVKIGYFPNLTHIATIVALEKGYFEEEFGKDVKIETKTVSNGGLFMEAMATKAIDVGTVGPGPLLNFYVKNPNYHLISGAVNGGAVLVTSEASNIKDLKDLDGKKVAIPVIGSTQDVMLRKALQEVDLKPTTNGGSVELFASAPADTVSLFVQKSVDAAATQEPWGYVLENQAGGKLLLDWDEFAWGKDSTNTVVAASKEFLEKDGLAASYLKAHKKAVEFIQNNPEESQEVVIKHLKDLTGKELKKEEVEAAFSRLEVTTDVNEKVIQEMADISKEANYIPSNDIKGLIDLTVLEGIK
- a CDS encoding thiolase family protein encodes the protein MEKNRIVIVDGVRTPIGRYGGGLKDVKSGFLASRVIESVLEKANVSPTIVDEVILGEVRQTSEASNVARVAALRAGIPSSTPAFTVNRLCASGMQAIASGVQQIQSGQAKVVIAGGTESMSNAPIFIRGSRFGGDQTQLVDSNKENGQQPQETYGYQLGMGITAENVAEKYNVSREDQDKFAYESQQRADRAIKQDVFREEIAPVTVQVKRSTIVVDTDEHPRPETTLEKLGTLKPAFKPDGSVTAGNACGRNDGAAAVLLMSEEEAVAQNLQPYAAIVDWAAVGVPPEIMGIGPVPAVQKLLERTELTINDIDLFEINEAFASQALAVQRELGIDPEKCNVNGGAIALGHPLGATGARIVVTLMHELKRRGGRYGVAALCIGGGQGMAILIENLQTNS
- a CDS encoding long-chain-fatty-acid--CoA ligase, which translates into the protein METEQVKPWNKYYEEIKDTFHIPKISLYAMFETSVQRFGEQPAIIFEDQEITYKELKRRVDCLAQAWINKGVQQGERIGVMVANHPDYIVSYYAAQAIGAIVVQINPAYTPRELLQIVQDSHVAYIVVDARSVATVDTIREVFSFKHVMLSTTVSTHEVEWGDSMKELIESTSPLQHAASINPVEDVAIIQYTGGTTGKVKGAMLTHYNLVANVYQSFVLYRQRVEFGQETVLTVTPLYHVYAMTAAMNLGIYLGARLLVIEKFNVDHVLQQVKKHRPTMFPGVPKMYISFVNHPNAATSGLESLKVCSSGSAPLPVEIIHRFKELTGASILEGFGMSETSPTTHRTPINGEHKVGSIGIPVPETDCKIVDEDNKELGANMVGELLIKGPQVTKGYWNNVSESAQALQNGWLYTGDLATMDEEGYFYIVGRKKEMIILGGFNIYPQEVEGVLYEHPDIQEAAVVGIPDRDNGEMVKAYVVPKNGCTLDLDEIRGYCYTKLTPYKVPKMIEVRDQLPRNGVGKLLKRLLIKEELEKGGE
- a CDS encoding ABC transporter ATP-binding protein, encoding MYLTINGVEKSFINEKKERVKVLDNINIEAEKGSFVSIVGPSGCGKSTLLYLIAGLDQPDAGDIRVAGQKVKKPGPERVVVFQEAGLFPWLTVLENVTYGLKLKKMSKAEAEAKALEVLKMVHLSRYVDSYPHQLSGGMKQRVAIARALVMEPDILLMDEPFSALDEQTRMVLHKELIEIWRKTKVTIFFITHNIREAVQLSEKVVVFATRPGKIKDIISVPSMKDGVMPDSVTLHTEQKVLSILQEEIEKVLKEEMGDDYSFKTGPVHRNDSGDMGSHI
- a CDS encoding 3-hydroxyacyl-CoA dehydrogenase family protein, which gives rise to MGNQEIKRVGVVGAGAMGSQIAMVTALGGYPVILQDIATESLQKAEAFLREQMARRVKKGKFTEEQVESAFARLTFTTELTDLQTSDLVIEAIVEKLEAKQSLFQQLDRIVPEHTILATNSSTIVSSKLADSVRRAEKVCNIHFFNPVLVMDLVEVVKGPHTSDQTAEKSVDFIKSIGKIPVLLKKEISGFIANRILGKLMDEAVFLYENGYASHEEIDLVVTKALNHPIGPFALMDLTGIDVNYFVRMQRYSESGDEKDRPAAVVAAKVEKGELGKKTGKGFYEYDENGKRIEQRV
- a CDS encoding ABC transporter permease; its protein translation is MTTALRRVLFIAMIAVIWEVTSRLSSLPDFMFPGLLQVLDTLVNGIISGQITEAILKSIGRILLGFTIAIVIGLILGYFIWRYKLVEDTLGFVVTALQSIPSIVWFPLAIIWFGLNDFSILFIVTIGATWTMTVNATSGFKNVPQLYQRVAKTYGSSGFHFLRTVILPASVPQIISGLRIAWAFSWRALMAGELLGGGGGLGQLLEMGRSLGQMDLVISVMIIIAIIGTIVDNVVFSRLERNVQLKWGVSSR
- a CDS encoding enoyl-CoA hydratase/isomerase family protein, whose protein sequence is MTIYETIVVEREENLAYIIINLPEVRNRLSKETLAEIVEALEELKNDREVGCVVFCGQGDKAFAAGADINQLNARQSLDMLQAGGMQEVYDYIESYEKPTIAMINGVALGGGCELAMACDIRLIADHAKMGLPELNLSIIPSAGGTQRLTRLVGKGKAIEMILLGKFISAEEAKQIGLVSEVVPLADLKAKVEETAKQILAKGPLAVKLAKIAIHLGSDVDMKTGLMIERLAQAVLFSTEDKTEGTAAFIEKRKPVFLSK